The genomic interval CAGAGAGGTTGACCTGGTTGAGGACAAAGCATTGAAAAACCCTTACCTGCGCAAGTCCATTGATGCCACAAAACAACTGGTTTATGGATAACGAAATAAAAACATGGCTGTTCGATATACTGCTATCAATAGATGAGATTGATAGCTATTACGAAAACAAACCGCGGATTTTTGAAGCATATCTTTCCGACATCAAAACCAAAAGGGCAATTGAACGAAACCTTGAGATCATTGGTGAAGCTGTTGGCAGGATTATCAGAAAGGATAGAAATTTTAAACTTGAAAATGTCGAAAATATCATCGGTACGCGCAACAGGATTATTCATGGATACGATAAAGTTTCAGACGACCTGATCTGGAGTATTGTGATCAATCATTTACCAAAATTAAAAGCCGAAGTCTCCGGACTATTGAATGAATAACTGACTTTCCCCGAAATCAGGTTGAAATCCGGCTCGTTTCAACACAGGCGATTATTCATCTTCACAATGTGACAGG from Bacteroidales bacterium carries:
- a CDS encoding DUF86 domain-containing protein is translated as MDNEIKTWLFDILLSIDEIDSYYENKPRIFEAYLSDIKTKRAIERNLEIIGEAVGRIIRKDRNFKLENVENIIGTRNRIIHGYDKVSDDLIWSIVINHLPKLKAEVSGLLNE